The Streptococcus iniae genome contains the following window.
CCTGGAAGCTTAACAGCATACTCAACACGTTCTGTTGACCCTTTTACAGTTGCTACTTCTTTGTCATACTGGTGAACCGTTAGGATATCCTCAATAATTTGTCCCAATTGCAACTCTCCCAGAATCCCTCTGGTTTTAGTGTTTGAGAGAACTTTATTAAGAGTCCCAACATCCTTAGCAACTGTTCGCATCTCACCAAGCCCTTGGTTAACACTCTCCAACTGTTTAGAAACAGTCTCAAATGAAACTTGGAGTCTATTTTTAAGGGTTTGCTCCAATTTTTCTTCGACGGTTTGGCGCATTTGCTCAAGGCGTTTTTCATTGGACTCTTGCAAGTTTTTAACAGACTGCTCCATATTTTCTGTGATTTTTTCCAGTCTCAGATCTGTCTTATCACGAGACTCTGAAAGGTTCTGGTGAAGAACATCCTTAAGGTCATTCAATTGCTGATAAAGGTCTGTTTGCTGACGATTCATAAGGGCGCTGATATCAATGACTTGATTTTTACTAGATAAATCCAAAAGGTAAGTCAATTGATCTGAAAGATTGTCTGTGCCGTTTTCAAGTGTTTTTGTCAACTGGCTTTCCAAAGCTTGTACCTTTAGGTAAAGAAAGACAGACACGGTTGCAGTGATTACCGTTAAAATAATAATGATAATGTTCATACTAACTCCTGTCTTT
Protein-coding sequences here:
- a CDS encoding DNA recombination protein RmuC codes for the protein MNIIIIILTVITATVSVFLYLKVQALESQLTKTLENGTDNLSDQLTYLLDLSSKNQVIDISALMNRQQTDLYQQLNDLKDVLHQNLSESRDKTDLRLEKITENMEQSVKNLQESNEKRLEQMRQTVEEKLEQTLKNRLQVSFETVSKQLESVNQGLGEMRTVAKDVGTLNKVLSNTKTRGILGELQLGQIIEDILTVHQYDKEVATVKGSTERVEYAVKLPGSGQGDHIYLPIDSKFPLEDYYRLEDAYESADKDVIEQSRKALLGAVKRFAKDINKKYINPPETTNFGIMFLPTEGLYSEVVRNAAFFDALRRDDNIVVAGPSTLSALLNSLSVGFKTLNIQKNADDISKILGNVKVEFEKFGGMLLKAQKQINTANTTLDQLISTRTNAIVRALSKVENYQDQETENLLNMPFLEEDRDEN